The Coleofasciculus sp. FACHB-1120 genome has a segment encoding these proteins:
- a CDS encoding ATP synthase subunit I: MNLSNESQTTTPTTEELPQTGSPISEPDSSMQEYYQLQQELLLTTLALSGIIFISVWIFYSLNIALNYLIGACTCVVYLRMLAKDVERLGTEKQRLSKTRFALFIGLIIIATQVNKLQILPVFLGFLTYKASLIVYMLRTLFPPDTR; this comes from the coding sequence GTGAACTTGTCAAACGAATCTCAAACAACCACGCCGACCACCGAGGAGTTACCACAAACTGGTTCCCCTATCTCAGAACCAGATAGCTCCATGCAAGAGTACTACCAACTTCAACAAGAGTTGTTGCTGACTACGCTTGCTTTGAGCGGGATTATTTTTATTTCCGTCTGGATTTTTTACTCTCTCAACATTGCCCTGAATTACTTGATAGGGGCGTGCACATGTGTGGTTTACTTGAGGATGTTGGCTAAAGACGTTGAGCGACTTGGCACAGAGAAGCAGCGTCTGAGTAAGACTCGGTTTGCTCTGTTTATTGGGTTGATTATAATCGCAACCCAAGTGAATAAGCTACAGATTCTGCCCGTATTTTTGGGATTTCTGACTTATAAAGCCTCCCTCATCGTCTATATGCTTCGGACTTTGTTTCCCCCGGACACTCGATAG